The following nucleotide sequence is from Chloracidobacterium validum.
TTGTTTGTCCACTCATACACCCGTTTACACACCCGCGTGCCGATGTGATCGCTTTTACCGTGTTACGTTCCCTGCTTTGCTTTTCCATGCCTGCCATGTTTCATTTATACCGCCAATGGGTTAGGTTGTTGCTCACGGCACTACTTCTATGTTGTTTTGGGCCAACGCACCTGACCTGTGCCCAGGGGATCAATGCAGCCGACCCGCAAGACCCCGTCCAGCAACAACTCATCGAAGATGTTCAATTCCGAGGCAACCGCCGTATCCCGACCGATACCCTACGTCTCTATGTGACCATGAAGCCTGGCGACCTCTACAGCGCCGAGCAGGCGCAGCGCGATTACCAGGCCGTGCTGGCGCAGGGGTTCTTTGACCCGCTTCGGAGCAATGTCACGCTTGAGCCAGGCAATACGGGCGGCGTCTTCGTGGTGTTCAACCTGACCGAGTATCCTGTCATCCGGGATATTCAGTACGAAGGGCTGAAGTCCATCCAGCTCAGCGATGTGCTGACGCGCTACAAAGAAAAGCGTATTTCGCTGACCAAGGATTCGCCCTATGACCCAGTGCAAGTCAAGCGGGCGGAAAGCGAACTCAAAAGCATGCTCAGTGAGCGCGGTCGCCCGAACGCGGTTGTCACGGCTGAGATCGAGGACGTTTCCAAGACTTCCATTATCGTCATCTTCAACGTGGATGAAGGTGGTCGCGTTCGGGTCGCCAAGATTGACTTCGAGGGCAATCAAGTTTTTTCAAGTCGCTTGCTTCGCAAGCAGATGAAATACACGAAGCAGTCCAGCTTTCTAACGCGCTTCACCTCAAAGGATATCTATTCACCGGAAAAGTTCGAGACCGACATGCAGTTGGTTTCGCAGTTCCTGCGTGAAAAGGGTTATCTCCGTCCAACGATTGGCACGCCACGCATCGAGAACATCGGTAAGGTCGGCGGGGGCATCCCCCTCATCAGCAAGAAATCCGATGGCTTGCGAATCGTCGTCCCGATTGACGAAGGCATCCGCTACCGGTTTGGTGACATTACCTCGGAAGGCTCGACGATCTTTACCCCAGAGCAGGTCATCCTGATTTCCGGGATGCGCAAAGGTGACATTGCCAGCGCCAAAACCATCCGCGAAGGCGTCTATGAACGGCTCAAGAAGGCCTATGGCAGCCGTGGCTATATTCAGGCGGATGTCAACGTCCAACCAACCTTCAAACCACCGGCCGCAGGCGAGTCGGAAGGCGTGGCCGACTTTACCATCTACGTTGAAGAAGGTTCGGTGTACACGGTCGAGCAAATTGAGTTTGCCGGCAACAACACAACCCGCGACAAAGTCCTGCGGCGAGAGTTGCTGGTCAGCGAAGGCGAGCCTTACAACCAGGAGCTGATGGAATACTCAATTTTGTTGCTCAACCAGCTTGGCTACTTTGACGAAATCAAAAAGGAAGACATCCAGACGACGACAGATGAACGCCGCAAAACGGTCAATGTCGTCATCAAGGTCAAGGAACGGGGGCGACAGCAGATTCAGTTTTCCGGTGGTGTCTCTGGTATTGGGGGATCGTTTATCGGGCTGACCTACACCACGAATAACCTGTTTGGGTATGGGCAAAGTGTTTCCGTGGACGTTCAGGCGGGAAACCTCTTTCGTAACATTGCCCTTTCGTACAGTGATCCGTATTTCCTTGACCGCCGGATCGGGTTCGGCCTCTCGGTCTTTAGCCAGCGTTTCCGCTACGCCAGTGGGATTAGCGGGGCAGCGATTGCCGGCGGATTCTTCAATAGTTTCACCGGACTTGACGAGCGCAATCTATTCACGCAAGACACGACTGGGGCCTCAGTTTCGTTTTCCGCTCCACTTGCCGTGCTGACCAGCCGCTTTCCCAAATTTGGCCGGGTGTCGCGGGTTGGGATCAGCTACAGCTATAGTACGTCGCGGATCACCGATCCACCCGTCAACCGGGATGACAACCCCGACAACGACATCATCGTCACCTTCGCTCAACCCGGCATCACGATTAGCTCCCTGACACCGTCGTTTGTCTATAACACAATCAATAACCCAATCAATCCCACAACCGGGCGCAATCTGACGTTTAGCTTCACTTGGTCAGGCTTGGGTGGGCGCGTGAAAACACTTGCGCCGTTGCTTGAATATCGTGAGTTTCGTCCATTTCGCTTTCTTGGCCAAGGTATCGAGAAACCAGCGGTTCTGGGCATGCGGTTTCGGGCAGCGCATGTGAGCACCTATGGGACGCCCTTTGACAGTAACTCGTTGGCCTTCATCGGGGGTGTGCCACAATTCAACCGGTTTTACACCGGCGGCGAATTTGAGATTCGGGGCTATGGGATTCGCACGATTTCGCCAGTTGCCCCAATCGAGGACCGACGCACCACGACCAATGTGCGCGTCATTGACGGTCTCACCGGACAGGTCTTGCAGCCCGGCCTACAGGTCAGCCCATCGGTGATTCAGGAATATACCTACACGGATAAGCTTTTTCCGCTCCCGATTGGGTCGTTTCAATTCATTCCGGTCGGCGGCGACTCCCAGTTGCTGTTGAATGTGGAATACCGAGTGCCGATCGTTGGGCCGCTCTCGCTGGCACTGTTTGCTGACGCCGGGTCAGTCTTCAACGTGCGCTCACTGAGTGACCAAAGCATTCGCGCCCGCGCGCTGCCAGCAACGCTTGGCTCGACACCGGACTCCCCAGTTCCCGGTCCGATTATCCTGCGCCCAGATGGAACCCGCCTCGACGGCACGCGCCCCAATGATCCCAATCCCGGCGGGCCATTGCCAGACGGCTTCCGCGTTGCGTTTGTGCAGGCGCAGCAGTCCACCCGAACACAAGTCAACCTCAGCCAAACACTCGGCGGGATTGGGCGCAATTTCCGGGCGTCGGTCGGCGCGGAGATTCAGGTCAACCTGCCGGTTCTGCAAGTGCCGTTCCGGCTTATCTTTGCCTACAACCCTGGCGCGAAAACGAACGTCTTTGATCCCCGCCAGCTTGGTATCATCGAGGAGCGGGGTGTGATTCGTTTTACCGTGGGACGAACGTTCTGAGACTGACCATGGTTTAGCCTGCTTTTTTGTGAGGGATAAATCCTTATGTCTTTACTTACGTGCCTTGCTTTCAGCTTGGTGAGCGCTTTCAGCCTGGTGAGCCTTGGCGGGAGCCCGTTGCCTTCCCAGCCAGCCACGGTCACGGAACCGCCGGCGCAACAACCAACGCCGGCCGGTCCGCGCATTGCCGTCGTCAACACGCAGGCCTTTGGCGAGCTTATCAATGAATATCGCCAGCAAGTGACGACGCTTCAAAACGAGTTTCGCCCGACGATTGATACGCTCCAGCGGCTCAGCGCGGAAATCAAAGCTGAAGAAGATGCGCTCCAGCGACTGGCAGACCAGCTCACCCCGGATGTGCGCATCAAGCGCACGGAAGAACTCGAACGCAAGAAAAAGGACTTCCAACGTCGCCAGGAAGACCTCAATGAAGCGGCTGAAAAGCGGGCGACCATCCTGCTCAACCCCGTGCGTGAAAAACTTTCCAAGGCGCTTGAAGCCTATGCCAAGGAGCGGGGCATCCAAATCCTCATTGACATTGCCACGGCGGCTGAAGCTGGTGGCTTAGTCTATCTAGCGCCCGGCATGGATATTACTGAGGATTTTGCCGCGCGCTACAATCAGGCAAACCCGCTGGCAAAGCCAGCCGGTGCGGCGCGATAATCGCAAAAGAGAGTTTCTCATCGAGCGATTGTTTCACGATTTGTGCGCTCATAGCTCAGTTGGATAGAGCAACTGCCTTCTAAGCAGTAGGTCGTAGGTTCGAGTCCTACTGGGCGCACCATACCCGTCACCCCGCGACAACCCTCAAGCCCGACTTGGGGAATAGCCAGCCTCGCCAAGGCAGTTCCAATCAACTGCCGACAGACAGTTTCCCTATTCCTTTTCGCCCAAAGGCTCGTCATGCCACGCGCTCTCGCTGTTGTCTTTCTAAGTATCTGGCTACTCTGCGGCTGGCCGGTACAGCACGCCACCGAACTGGCATCCAGGGCGACCCGCCCGACGCCAATGCTCGCCGAGCAACCGCTAGCCGATTTCAAGGCGCGACGCACTCAGCTTCAAAAACAACTGGCGGATGGCATGGTACTCGTTCCAGGCCGCATTGAAGAATCACAGGGCGTGAGCGAAAAGTTTTTCCAGGATGAGAACTTTTTCTACCTCACGGGGATTGAAGCCCAGGGCGCGACGCTGCTTCTCACGCCGACCCCGTACCAGGGCGCGCGTGAGATTCTGTTTCTCCCGCGCCGCAATCCACAAGCCGAACGCTGGACGGGCCCACAGCCTGGTCCAGACCGGGAAGCCGAGACCTTGTTCGGTGTTGAAAAAGCGCTCCCGGCCGATACCTTGGCGCAAGTCCTACGCGAGCTTGGTTCGTCCGACTTTTTCAAGGATGGCGGTACAATTCACCTGGTCGCCAACCCGGATGAACTGCGGGAACGGCCAGTTCGGCAGCTTGTCGAACTGTTAGGGCGCAACGTGCCTGCGCTCCGCATCAACGACGCCCGTTCAGCCGTGAGTTTGATGCGAATGTGCAAAACGCCGGCCGAGCTGGCCTTGCTCAAAAAGGCGATCCGCATCACGGATGAAGCATTTCGGGACATCCCCAAGCACTTGACGGTCGGGTGCTACGAGTATGAGATCGAGGCCGTGGTCCTGGCCGCTTTTTATCGCAACGGCGCGGAGCGTCCAGGCTACCCCTGCATCATCGGCGCGGGACAAAACGCGACCATCTTGCACTACAACCGGAACCGGGACCAAATCAAGGATGGCGACTTGGTGGTGGTGGACGTGGGCGCTCAGTACCGTGGCTATACGGCCGACATTACCCGCACCTTCCCGGCCAGCGGGAAGTTTACGGCTCGGCAGCGGGCGCTCTACGAGGTCGTCCTGGCGGCTCAGGAAGCGGCGGTCAAAGCCTTTACACCCGGCAAAAGCCGCATGAGTGACCTCAACTTGGCAGCGCGCGAGCGGATGCGGTCGAGTCCGCTACGCGCCGGCAACGGGCTGACACTCGACAACTTTTTCATTCATGGGCTAGGCCACTTCATCGGACTCAACGTCCACGACGTGGGCGACTATGCGCGACCACTGCCCCCAGGTAGCGTCATCACCATCGAGCCGGGCATCTATATTCCGTCTGAGCGCATTGGGATTCGCATTGAAGACGACTACTTGGTGACAGAGACGGGACTGGTCAAGCTCTCCGGCGCGCTTCCGTCATCGCCGGAAGCCATCGAGCAAGCCATGCAGGAAGCGCGGCGGTCGCCAGCGCGCACCAGCACAACCAGGACCAGCGAAACCAGGGATTGAGTCTTACCCAAGGATGGAGTTTGACGGCCGCCGCCGGTCATACCGCACACTGATGCGCTGCCCGGGCCAGTACTGGTTTCCAGTCGCGTCAATGACATCGAGCGATTCATACTCGACGTTGGCCACTTCGTAGCGATACCGCACCAGCAGGCCCTGATTCGCGCCAGTTGGGCGCACGTCAAGCACTTCGCCTTCAATAATGCGGCCGGCTTGGCGCAACCAGCGCCGTCGCGCCGCGTCAGGGTCTTCCCTGCCTAGCAGGCGCTGCCACCAGGCACGCCATCCGCCGAGCGCTGGTTGGGGACGAACTTCTGCCATGGCATCACCGACTCACCGCAGAGGATGACCGGCCCGGTGTTTGTCCTGCGGAAACAAACACCCCATCCCGAAGCACCAAATCATCGGCGGTGCCGAACTCACCATCTTCACCGGCGGAAATGATGCTGTACTGGGTCAGGAGCGGTGCGGTCAGCGGGTTCGTCGCCGCCAACTCACCAGTTGGACGGTAGCGCAGGGACTTACCCCATTGGTCGGTTATCAACCCGTTGGCAAGTCCCGTCGCGCGCAGTTCATCAAGCTGGGGTGACGGCAGCGCGCGGTATTGTTTCTGGTAAGCCTGGATGGCGAGCGCCAGTTCGAGCATCCGTGCCCGGCTCGCAGCCCGCGCGCTTTCTTGCTGACCGATATACCATTCGCGCGCATGGTAGCTGCCAAACAGCAGTAGTCCTGGCAGGACGAGGCTT
It contains:
- a CDS encoding DUF3592 domain-containing protein, translating into MAEVRPQPALGGWRAWWQRLLGREDPDAARRRWLRQAGRIIEGEVLDVRPTGANQGLLVRYRYEVANVEYESLDVIDATGNQYWPGQRISVRYDRRRPSNSILG
- the bamA gene encoding outer membrane protein assembly factor BamA, coding for MPAMFHLYRQWVRLLLTALLLCCFGPTHLTCAQGINAADPQDPVQQQLIEDVQFRGNRRIPTDTLRLYVTMKPGDLYSAEQAQRDYQAVLAQGFFDPLRSNVTLEPGNTGGVFVVFNLTEYPVIRDIQYEGLKSIQLSDVLTRYKEKRISLTKDSPYDPVQVKRAESELKSMLSERGRPNAVVTAEIEDVSKTSIIVIFNVDEGGRVRVAKIDFEGNQVFSSRLLRKQMKYTKQSSFLTRFTSKDIYSPEKFETDMQLVSQFLREKGYLRPTIGTPRIENIGKVGGGIPLISKKSDGLRIVVPIDEGIRYRFGDITSEGSTIFTPEQVILISGMRKGDIASAKTIREGVYERLKKAYGSRGYIQADVNVQPTFKPPAAGESEGVADFTIYVEEGSVYTVEQIEFAGNNTTRDKVLRRELLVSEGEPYNQELMEYSILLLNQLGYFDEIKKEDIQTTTDERRKTVNVVIKVKERGRQQIQFSGGVSGIGGSFIGLTYTTNNLFGYGQSVSVDVQAGNLFRNIALSYSDPYFLDRRIGFGLSVFSQRFRYASGISGAAIAGGFFNSFTGLDERNLFTQDTTGASVSFSAPLAVLTSRFPKFGRVSRVGISYSYSTSRITDPPVNRDDNPDNDIIVTFAQPGITISSLTPSFVYNTINNPINPTTGRNLTFSFTWSGLGGRVKTLAPLLEYREFRPFRFLGQGIEKPAVLGMRFRAAHVSTYGTPFDSNSLAFIGGVPQFNRFYTGGEFEIRGYGIRTISPVAPIEDRRTTTNVRVIDGLTGQVLQPGLQVSPSVIQEYTYTDKLFPLPIGSFQFIPVGGDSQLLLNVEYRVPIVGPLSLALFADAGSVFNVRSLSDQSIRARALPATLGSTPDSPVPGPIILRPDGTRLDGTRPNDPNPGGPLPDGFRVAFVQAQQSTRTQVNLSQTLGGIGRNFRASVGAEIQVNLPVLQVPFRLIFAYNPGAKTNVFDPRQLGIIEERGVIRFTVGRTF
- a CDS encoding aminopeptidase P family protein, producing MPRALAVVFLSIWLLCGWPVQHATELASRATRPTPMLAEQPLADFKARRTQLQKQLADGMVLVPGRIEESQGVSEKFFQDENFFYLTGIEAQGATLLLTPTPYQGAREILFLPRRNPQAERWTGPQPGPDREAETLFGVEKALPADTLAQVLRELGSSDFFKDGGTIHLVANPDELRERPVRQLVELLGRNVPALRINDARSAVSLMRMCKTPAELALLKKAIRITDEAFRDIPKHLTVGCYEYEIEAVVLAAFYRNGAERPGYPCIIGAGQNATILHYNRNRDQIKDGDLVVVDVGAQYRGYTADITRTFPASGKFTARQRALYEVVLAAQEAAVKAFTPGKSRMSDLNLAARERMRSSPLRAGNGLTLDNFFIHGLGHFIGLNVHDVGDYARPLPPGSVITIEPGIYIPSERIGIRIEDDYLVTETGLVKLSGALPSSPEAIEQAMQEARRSPARTSTTRTSETRD
- a CDS encoding OmpH family outer membrane protein, coding for MSLLTCLAFSLVSAFSLVSLGGSPLPSQPATVTEPPAQQPTPAGPRIAVVNTQAFGELINEYRQQVTTLQNEFRPTIDTLQRLSAEIKAEEDALQRLADQLTPDVRIKRTEELERKKKDFQRRQEDLNEAAEKRATILLNPVREKLSKALEAYAKERGIQILIDIATAAEAGGLVYLAPGMDITEDFAARYNQANPLAKPAGAAR